In Meriones unguiculatus strain TT.TT164.6M chromosome 17, Bangor_MerUng_6.1, whole genome shotgun sequence, a single window of DNA contains:
- the Fem1a gene encoding protein fem-1 homolog A, with amino-acid sequence MDLHTAVYNAAHDGKLLLLQKLLAGRGREELDELLGEVAGGGTPLLIAARRGHLDVVEYLVDHCGASVEAGGSVHFDGETIEGAPPLWAASAAGHLAVVRSLLRRGASVNRTTRTNSTPLRAACFDGHLDVVRYLVGEHKADLEVANRHGHTCLMISCYKGHREIARYLLERGAQVNRRSAKGNTALHDCAESGSLEILQLLLGCHARMERDGYGMTPLLAASVTGHTNIVEYLIQEQPGHGQLSGPELPGEVSTLGPGSRCATPEEAESYESCCPTSREAAVEALELLGATYVDKKRDLLGALKHWRRAMELRHQGGDYLPKPEPQQLVLAYDYSREVTTPQELEALITDPDEMRMQALLIRERILGPSHPDTSYYIRYRGAVYADSGNFERCIRLWKYALDMQQNNLEPLSPMTASSFLSFAELFSYVLQDRSAKGNLGMQLGFADLMGVLSKGVREVERALQLPKEPGDSAQFTKAIAIILHLLYLLEKVECTPSQEHLKHQTVYRLLKCAPRGKNGFTPLHMAVDKETTNVGRYRVGVFPSLHVVKVLLDCGADPDSRDFDNNTPLHIAAQNNCPAIMDALIEAGAHMDATNAFKKTAYELLDSKLLAKSTVQPFNYVTLQCLAARALDRNKVPYKGFIPEELEAFIQLH; translated from the coding sequence ATGGACCTGCACACGGCAGTGTACAATGCGGCGCACGACGGCAAGCTGCTGTTGCTGCAGAAGCTGCTGGCGGGCCGCGGGCGCGAGGAGCTGGACGAGCTGCTGGGTGAGGTGGCGGGCGGCGGCACCCCGCTGCTCATCGCAGCGCGCCGCGGACACCTGGACGTGGTAGAGTACCTGGTGGACCACTGTGGCGCCAGCGTGGAGGCGGGCGGCTCCGTGCACTTCGATGGCGAGACCATCGAGGGCGCGCCGCCGCTCTGGGCAGCGTCAGCAGCGGGGCACCTGGCCGTGGTGCGTAGCCTGCTGCGCCGAGGCGCCTCGGTCAACCGCACCACGCGCACCAACTCCACGCCGCTGCGCGCCGCCTGTTTCGACGGCCACCTAGACGTGGTGCGCTACCTGGTGGGCGAGCACAAGGCGGACCTGGAGGTAGCCAACCGCCACGGCCACACGTGCCTCATGATCTCCTGCTACAAGGGCCACCGCGAGATCGCGCGCTACCTCTTGGAGCGCGGCGCGCAGGTGAACCGACGCAGCGCAAAGGGCAACACCGCCCTACACGACTGTGCCGAATCAGGTAGCCTGGAGAtcctgcagctgctgctgggCTGCCACGCTCGCATGGAACGCGACGGATATGGTATGACCCCGCTGCTGGCCGCCAGCGTCACCGGACACACCAACATCGTGGAGTACCTCATCCAGGAGCAGCCCGGCCACGGACAGCTCTCAGGGCCAGAGCTGCCCGGGGAAGTTTCCACCCTGGGGCCAGGCAGCCGTTGTGCCACCCCGGAGGAAGCAGAATCTTACGAGAGCTGCTGCCCCACTAGCCGGGAAGCAGCTGTAGAAGCCTTGGAGCTGCTGGGCGCCACCTATGTGGATAAGAAAAGGGATCTGCTTGGAGCGCTGAAGCACTGGAGAAGGGCTATGGAACTCCGCCACCAGGGTGGGGACTACCTTCCCAAACCAGAGCCCCAGCAGCTGGTTCTGGCCTATGACTATTCCAGGGAGGTGACCACACCCCAAGAGCTGGAGGCCCTCATCACAGATCCGGATGAGATGCGGATGCAGGCTCTGCTGATCCGGGAGAGGATCCTGGGCCCCTCACATCCTGACACTTCATACTACATCCGGTACCGGGGTGCCGTCTATGCGGACTCCGGAAATTTTGAGCGCTGCATCCGTCTGTGGAAGTATGCCTTGGACATGCAACAGAACAACCTGGAGCCCCTGAGCCCCATGACTGCCAGCAGCTTCCTGTCATTTGCAGAGCTTTTCTCCTACGTGCTGCAGGATCGCTCAGCCAAGGGCAACCTGGGGATGCAGCTTGGCTTCGCCGACCTCATGGGTGTGCTCAGCAAAGGGGTTCGGGAAGTAGAGCGGGCTCTGCAGCTGCCCAAGGAGCCGGGCGACTCGGCACAGTTCACCAAAGCCATTGCCATCATCCTGCACCTGCTGTATCTGCTGGAGAAAGTGGAGTGCACCCCCAGCCAGGAACACCTCAAGCACCAGACAGTCTACCGCCTGCTCAAGTGTGCCCCCCGGGGCAAGAACGGCTTTACCCCACTGCACATGGCAGTGGACAAGGAGACTACCAACGTGGGCCGCTACCGTGTGGGTGTCTTCCCCTCGCTGCACGTGGTCAAGGTTCTGTTGGACTGCGGAGCCGACCCTGACAGCCGGGATTTTGACAACAACACCCCACTGCACATCGCTGCCCAGAACAACTGCCCGGCCATCATGGATGCGCTCATTGAGGCTGGGGCCCACATGGACGCCACCAATGCCTTCAAGAAGACTGCCTACGAGCTGCTGGACTCGAAGCTGCTGGCCAAGAGCACCGTGCAGCCCTTCAATTATGTGACGCTGCAGTGCCTGGCTGCCCGAGCCCTGGACAGGAACAAGGTCCCTTACAAGGGCTTCATCCCAGAGGAGCTGGAGGCCTTTATCCAGTTGCACTAA
- the Ticam1 gene encoding TIR domain-containing adapter molecule 1, translating into MADPGPSLHGVLDILGALERDRLACLKHKLGSLHPGSQESKLLRAMVLLALGQDTEARIFLESLKADTVAQLVAHRWAGSESTEDPEEPPDLSWTVARLYHLLAEENLCPASTRDVAYQVALRDLASLGDRQLGQLRNEAWARCSSAIMGDPGGFQPLHSDQGSLPPPSAAHSVTRSQPRPIDTSDWSRGRSLHSAGSVASLASHLEISQSPTLLFLSPHRGSQGRSKLCDTALGTPEAQLAPAGCQEPEEVSWPSSVETSASLGSPPRTGVPGMSPEVASAIPPDSPAAPDMGVHSPIECSEASADSESPVTSTTEGVRTQSISSQKTPQVSAGDDAPQNATASPPAQPPAPQASPMLSPSPPSSTSSSSSCPAPPASTAPVLGHSETSEQKFYNFVVIHSRDDEHVALRIREKLETLGVPDGATFCEEFQVPGRGELHCLQDAIDHSGFMILLLTASFDCRLSLHQVNHTLMNSLTQLGRQDCVIPLLPIECSRAQLSPNTTSLLHSLVWLDEHSPIFARKVANTFKPQKLQAHWVRWKKEQEARALKEQRTQLEAERRRVAATSAAYTAYFHSYKAWQEEMNRLGVTFGKDLSLGAPTPFPSWPGCSQPIPSYPQQGGTPVFPNFLQPPSFPQPPSFPQPPSFPQPTSFPQPASFPQPPSFPQPTSFPQPPSLQQSPSFPQPPSSPSSQSFPATFSPGPQTPGPQPLIIHHAQMVQLGVNNHMWGQTGAQSSTDKPECLEELCPGLLSDQGAPLHETPE; encoded by the coding sequence ATGGCTGACCCGGGCCCATCACTCCATGGTGTCCTTGACATTCTAGGAGCCTTGGAAAGGGACAGGCTGGCCTGCCTGAAACACAAGCTAGGGAGCCTACATCCTGGCAGCCAGGAGTCCAAGCTTCTCCGCGCCATGGTACTCTTGGCTCTGGGACAGGACACGGAGGCCAGGATCTTTCTGGAGTCCCTGAAGGCGGACACAGTGGCCCAGCTGGTAGCCCACCGGTGGGCAGGCTCGGAAAGCACAGAGGACCCCGAGGAGCCTCCAGACTTGTCCTGGACAGTGGCTCGCCTGTACCACCTGCTGGCTGAGGAGAACCTGTGTCCAGCCTCCACAAGGGACGTGGCTTACCAGGTGGCTCTTCGTGACCTTGCCTCCCTGGGTGACCGCCAACTGGGCCAACTCCGGAACGAGGCCTGGGCTCGCTGCAGTTCAGCTATCATGGGGGACCCCGGTGGCTTCCAGCCACTCCATTCTGATCAAggctccctgcccccaccttcaGCAGCTCATTCAGTAACCAGGAGCCAGCCTCGTCCCATTGACACGTCAGACTGGAGCCGGGGACGGTCTCTGCATTCTGCAGGCAGTGTCGCCTCACTGGCCAGCCACCTCGAGATCAGCCAGTCACccactctcctcttcctctctccacacCGTGGGTCCCAGGGGCGCAGCAAGCTGTGTGACACAGCCCTGGGCACGCCGGAGGCTCAGCTTGCCCCCGCAGGCTGCCAGGAACCTGAGGAGGTGAGCTGGCCCTCCTCGGTGGAGACTAGTGCCTCCTTAGGGTCACCACCCAGAACAGGGGTTCCAGGGATGTCTCCAGAGGTGGCTTCGGCCATCCCCCCTGATTCCCCGGCTGCTCCAGACATGGGTGTCCACAGCCCCATTGAATGCTCGGAGGCGTCTGCAGACTCGGAGTCTCCCGTGACATCCACCACGGAGGGTGTTAGGACACAGTCTATCTCAAGTCAGAAGACACCTCAGGTTTCTGCGGGAGATGATGCTCCGCAGAATGCCACAGCCAGCCCCCctgcccagcccccagccccacaAGCCTCCCCTATGCTGTCTCCTTCCCCTCCGTCCTCCACGTCCTCCTCCAGCAGCTGCCCTGCCCCACCAGCCTCCACAGCCCCTGTTCTGGGCCACTCTGAAACATCTGAGCAGAAATTCTATAACTTCGTGGTTATCCACTCCAGAGATGATGAACACGTGGCCCTACGGATCCGGGAGAAACTGGAGACCCTTGGTGTGCCTGATGGGGCCACCTTCTGTGAAGAGTTTCAGGTGCCTGGACGTGGGGAGCTGCACTGTCTCCAAGATGCCATTGACCACTCGGGGTTCATGATCCTGCTCCTGACTGCCAGCTTCGACTGTCGCCTCAGCCTGCACCAAGTCAACCACACTCTCATGAACAGCCTCACGCAGTTGGGAAGGCAGGACTGCGTGATCCCCCTCCTCCCGATCGAGTGCTCCAGGGCCCAGCTCAGCCCCAACACCACCAGCCTGCTCCACAGCCTCGTGTGGCTGGATGAACACTCTCCAATCTTTGCCAGGAAGGTGGCGAACACCTTCAAACCACAGAAGCTCCAGGCGCACTGGGTACGCTGGAAGAAAGAGCAGGAGGCCAGAGCCCTCAAGGAGCAGAGGACACAGCTAGAGGCTGAGCGGCGAAGAGTGGCCGCCACTTCTGCCGCCTACACAGCCTACTTCCACAGTTACAAGGCCTGGCAAGAGGAGATGAATAGACTAGGGGTGACCTTCGGGAAGGACTTGTCACTTGGGGCCCCCACACCCTTCCCCAGTTGGCCAGGTTGTTCACAGCCAATACCTTCATATCCACAGCAGGGTGGGACCCCAGTTTTCCCCAATTTCCTGCagcctccatctttcccacagCCTCCGTCTTTCCCGCAGCCTCCATCTTTCCCGCAGCCCACGTCTTTCCCACAACCTGCATCTTTCCCGCAGCCTCCATCTTTCCCGCAGCCCACGTCTTTCCCGCAGCCTCCATCTTTACAGCAGTCTCCATCTTTCCCGCAGCCTCCATCTTCCCCAAGTTCCCAATCCTTCCCGGCAACTTTCTCCCCAGGCCCCCAGACCCCAGGACCTCAGCCGCTCATAATTCACCATGCCCAGATGGTTCAGCTGGGGGTCAACAACCACATGTGGGGCCAGACAGGGGCGCAGTCGTCCACTGACAAGCCCGAGTGTTTGGAGGAGCTCTGCCCGGGCCTTCTGAGTGACCAGGGGGCACCCCTTCACGAGACTCCAGAGTGA